The following are encoded in a window of Massilia sp. R2A-15 genomic DNA:
- a CDS encoding ABC transporter substrate-binding protein, which produces MGFRNAALAVLLAVAASMAHGATQPVRLHLITEASAPISMMEGRRVIGSGTEKVAEIMARTGTDYTLELLPWKRGYTFALQRPDTCLFSTTRTAERENLFKWIGPTDEAEWILLGRADRHYDLRTLDDARGLRIGTYNGDARDEYLRARGFQVDPAPNDMINPRKLLMDRIDVWAASFKRGTTVLKRHGWGDKIVPVLSFNRVGVYLACNPAVPTELVDRMNVAVEAMVRDGTMKRIDRKYEKWVDDLQAKR; this is translated from the coding sequence ATGGGGTTCAGAAACGCTGCGCTGGCAGTACTGTTGGCGGTGGCCGCGAGCATGGCGCATGGAGCGACGCAGCCGGTGCGGCTGCACCTGATCACCGAGGCGTCGGCGCCGATCAGCATGATGGAGGGCCGGCGCGTGATCGGCAGCGGCACCGAAAAAGTGGCCGAGATCATGGCGCGCACCGGCACCGACTACACGCTGGAACTGCTGCCGTGGAAGCGCGGCTACACCTTCGCGCTTCAGCGTCCCGATACCTGCCTGTTCTCCACCACCCGCACCGCGGAGCGCGAAAACCTGTTCAAGTGGATCGGCCCGACCGACGAAGCGGAATGGATTCTCCTCGGCCGCGCCGACCGCCACTACGACCTGCGCACCCTCGACGATGCCCGCGGGCTGCGCATCGGCACCTACAACGGCGACGCGCGTGACGAGTACCTGCGCGCGCGCGGATTCCAGGTCGATCCGGCGCCGAACGACATGATCAATCCGCGCAAGCTGCTGATGGACCGCATCGACGTGTGGGCGGCCAGCTTCAAGCGCGGCACCACGGTGCTCAAGCGGCACGGTTGGGGCGACAAGATTGTCCCGGTGCTGTCGTTCAACCGGGTTGGCGTGTATCTCGCCTGCAATCCCGCAGTACCGACGGAACTGGTCGACCGCATGAACGTCGCGGTCGAGGCGATGGTGCGCGATGGCACCATGAAACGGATCGACCGCAAGTACGAGAAATGGGTGGACGACCTGCAGGCCAAGCGATGA
- a CDS encoding glycosyltransferase family 4 protein: protein MRILHFYKDYFPDSMGGVEQVIRQLCVGTGRLGVRNEVLTLTAGDDLRPFEFEGHTVRRLHRDVNIASNGMSWAAFGELRRRAAECDVVHYHFPWPFMDLAHFAARIDKPTLVTYHSDIVRQKMLLRLYRPLKRKFLQSVDAIVATSPNYLASSAVLHRYRDKTRTITYGLDKSIYPQPDQARLDKWRALAGPRFFLFVGVLRYYKGLHILLDAVARREYPVVIVGAGPIEQELKAHAARLGLKHVMFVGAVDEADKVALLALCYAVAFPSHLRSEAFGISLLEGAMYGKPMISSEIGTGTTYINIHGETGLVVPPSDPQALGEAMRTLWDNPALAQEMGRRAEARYEALFTAERMARNYYALYQELAAR from the coding sequence ATGCGCATCCTCCACTTCTACAAAGACTACTTCCCCGATTCGATGGGCGGGGTGGAACAGGTGATCCGCCAGCTGTGCGTGGGCACCGGGCGGCTGGGCGTGCGCAACGAAGTGCTGACCCTGACCGCCGGCGACGACCTGCGCCCCTTCGAATTCGAAGGCCACACCGTGCGCCGGCTGCACCGCGACGTGAATATCGCGTCGAACGGCATGTCGTGGGCCGCGTTCGGAGAGCTCAGGCGCCGCGCCGCCGAGTGCGACGTCGTGCATTACCACTTTCCGTGGCCGTTCATGGACCTGGCGCATTTCGCCGCCCGCATCGACAAGCCGACCCTGGTGACCTACCACTCCGACATCGTGCGCCAGAAAATGCTGCTGCGGCTGTACCGGCCGCTCAAGCGCAAGTTCCTGCAAAGCGTCGACGCCATCGTCGCCACCTCGCCGAACTACCTGGCCTCGTCGGCGGTGCTGCACCGCTACCGCGACAAGACGCGCACCATCACGTATGGCCTCGACAAAAGCATCTACCCGCAGCCGGACCAGGCGCGGCTCGACAAATGGCGCGCGCTGGCAGGCCCCAGGTTCTTCCTGTTCGTCGGCGTGCTGCGCTACTACAAGGGCCTGCACATCCTGCTCGACGCGGTGGCCAGGCGCGAGTATCCAGTCGTGATCGTCGGCGCCGGGCCGATCGAGCAGGAGCTCAAGGCGCATGCCGCACGGCTCGGCCTGAAACACGTGATGTTCGTCGGCGCGGTGGACGAAGCCGACAAGGTCGCGCTGCTGGCGCTGTGCTACGCGGTGGCCTTTCCGTCGCACCTGCGCTCGGAAGCGTTCGGCATCTCGCTGCTGGAAGGGGCGATGTACGGCAAGCCGATGATCTCGAGCGAAATCGGCACCGGCACCACCTACATCAACATCCACGGCGAGACCGGCCTGGTGGTGCCGCCGAGCGACCCGCAGGCCCTGGGCGAGGCGATGCGCACCTTGTGGGACAACCCCGCTCTGGCGCAGGAGATGGGGCGGCGCGCCGAAGCGCGCTACGAGGCGCTGTTTACGGCCGAGCGCATGGCGCGCAACTACTACGCGCTGTACCAGGAGCTGGCCGCGCGCTGA
- a CDS encoding glycosyltransferase family 1 protein: MSRLRVGLGATMLEPARNGGRLDGIGVYTDALLRFLPAAGCEVTPYSYPRPGAAGKGIQVGQALPQSFEAATLRDLLTPRAHRVHMPADIFHTTDYRIVRMDCPQVATLHDALPISHPEWCNPRLRGMKNWLQRKAACKADHVIALSHFAIDELVSCFGIDPRRVSVVPCGVDDGWMEEPDAGAVATTLREHGLRAGYYLSVGTLQPRKNVDRVLDAWLELPAALRAERQLVIVGAPGWRCETLVRRLQAAAQNGENVVWLNALTDGAALRRVYAGAGVFVFPSLYEGFGIPVAEAMAAGVPVIASNSSSLPEVSCGAALEVDPLDTGAILDAMLALARDDALRDRCIAAGRARAASLTWRETARLTAAVYHQVLSR, encoded by the coding sequence GTGAGCCGCTTGCGCGTCGGTCTCGGCGCCACCATGCTCGAACCGGCGCGCAACGGCGGCCGGCTCGACGGCATCGGCGTCTATACCGACGCCCTGCTGCGCTTCCTGCCCGCGGCCGGCTGCGAGGTCACTCCGTATTCGTATCCGCGTCCGGGCGCGGCCGGCAAAGGCATCCAGGTTGGCCAGGCGCTGCCGCAGTCGTTTGAGGCGGCGACCCTGCGCGACCTGCTCACGCCGCGGGCGCATCGTGTCCACATGCCGGCAGATATCTTCCACACCACCGACTACCGCATCGTGCGCATGGACTGCCCGCAGGTGGCGACCCTGCACGACGCGCTGCCGATCAGCCATCCCGAATGGTGCAACCCGCGCCTGCGCGGCATGAAGAACTGGCTGCAGCGCAAGGCGGCGTGCAAGGCCGACCATGTGATCGCGCTGTCGCATTTCGCCATCGACGAGCTGGTGTCCTGCTTCGGCATCGACCCGCGGCGCGTATCGGTGGTGCCGTGCGGCGTCGACGACGGCTGGATGGAGGAGCCCGATGCCGGCGCCGTCGCCACCACCTTGCGCGAGCACGGGCTGCGCGCCGGCTACTACCTGTCAGTCGGCACGCTGCAGCCGCGCAAGAACGTCGACCGCGTGCTCGACGCCTGGCTGGAGCTGCCGGCCGCGCTGCGCGCCGAGCGCCAGTTGGTGATCGTCGGCGCGCCCGGCTGGCGCTGCGAGACGTTGGTGCGGCGGCTGCAGGCGGCGGCGCAGAACGGCGAGAACGTCGTCTGGCTCAATGCGCTGACCGATGGCGCCGCGCTGCGCCGGGTGTACGCCGGCGCCGGCGTGTTCGTGTTCCCGTCGCTGTACGAAGGCTTCGGCATCCCGGTGGCCGAGGCGATGGCGGCCGGCGTGCCGGTGATCGCGTCCAATTCCAGCTCGCTGCCGGAAGTCAGCTGCGGCGCGGCGCTCGAGGTCGATCCGCTCGACACCGGCGCGATCCTTGATGCGATGCTGGCGCTGGCGCGCGACGATGCGCTGCGCGACCGCTGCATCGCCGCCGGGCGCGCGCGCGCCGCCAGCCTGACCTGGCGCGAAACCGCGCGCCTGACCGCCGCCGTCTACCACCAGGTGCTGTCGCGCTAG
- a CDS encoding NAD-dependent epimerase/dehydratase family protein, which yields MQGLVTEPYAAPVREGEGKRALVTGLRGFTGHYLARELAEAGYRVFGTVLPGQQSAADMFEVDLCDRAAVAAVAEQVQPDVVVHLAAISFVGHADAAQMYQVNVAGTRNLLEALAGLRRRPSAVLLASSANIYGNARVARIDEGVEPAPANDYAVSKLAMEYMARLWMDRLPVIIARPFNYSGRGQAEHFLLPKIVAHFRRRAPRIELGNLAIARDFSDVRTVAQAYRRLLAASPAGEAFNICSGRSHSIADVIDTLGDMAGYRIEVDVNPAFVRANDVLRLEGSNDKLASVIGALEPIPLAETLRWMYQA from the coding sequence ATGCAGGGCCTGGTGACCGAACCGTACGCGGCGCCGGTGCGCGAGGGCGAGGGCAAGCGGGCGCTGGTCACCGGCCTGCGCGGCTTTACCGGCCACTACCTGGCGCGCGAACTGGCCGAAGCCGGTTACCGCGTGTTCGGCACCGTGCTGCCGGGCCAGCAAAGCGCTGCCGACATGTTCGAAGTGGACCTGTGCGACCGCGCCGCCGTGGCCGCCGTGGCCGAACAGGTGCAGCCGGACGTGGTGGTGCACCTGGCCGCCATTTCCTTCGTCGGCCACGCCGACGCGGCGCAGATGTACCAGGTGAACGTGGCAGGCACGCGCAACCTGCTCGAAGCGCTGGCCGGCCTGCGCCGGCGGCCGTCGGCGGTGCTGCTGGCGTCGTCGGCCAACATTTACGGCAACGCCCGCGTCGCGCGCATCGACGAGGGCGTCGAGCCGGCGCCGGCCAACGACTACGCGGTCTCGAAGCTGGCGATGGAATACATGGCGCGCCTGTGGATGGACCGCCTGCCGGTCATCATCGCGCGGCCCTTCAACTACAGCGGCCGCGGCCAGGCCGAGCACTTCCTGCTGCCGAAGATCGTCGCCCATTTCCGCCGCCGCGCGCCGCGCATCGAACTGGGCAACCTGGCCATCGCGCGCGATTTTTCCGACGTGCGCACGGTCGCCCAGGCCTACCGCCGCCTGCTGGCCGCCAGCCCGGCTGGCGAGGCCTTCAACATCTGCTCCGGGCGCTCGCACTCGATCGCCGACGTGATCGACACGCTTGGCGACATGGCCGGTTATCGCATCGAGGTGGACGTCAACCCGGCCTTCGTGCGCGCCAACGACGTGCTGCGGCTCGAAGGCAGCAACGACAAGCTGGCCAGCGTGATCGGCGCGCTCGAGCCGATCCCGCTGGCCGAAACGCTGCGCTGGATGTACCAGGCGTGA
- the gmd gene encoding GDP-mannose 4,6-dehydratase — MQPRKKALITGITGQDGAYLAALLLDKGYEVTGTFRRSSSVNFWRIDELGITRHPNLNLVEYDLTDLSSGIRLIESCDPDEVYNLAAQSFVGVSFEQPVATASITGLGALNLLEAIRIAKRSARFYQASTSEMFGKVQAIPQVEDTPFYPRSPYGVAKLYAHWMTVNYREAYGIFGCSGILFNHESPLRGREFVTRKITDSVAKIQLGKLDVLELGNLGARRDWGYAREYVEGMWRILQAGQPDTFVLATNRTETVRDFVTMAFKAAGVGIEWSGSGENETGHCSRSGKLLVRVSPKFYRPAEVELLIGDASKAKKVLGWAPQTTLEQLCAMMVEADMRRNALGFSF; from the coding sequence ATGCAACCAAGAAAAAAAGCGCTGATTACCGGTATCACGGGCCAGGACGGCGCCTATCTCGCCGCGCTGTTACTGGACAAGGGATATGAAGTGACGGGCACGTTCCGTCGTTCGAGTTCCGTCAATTTCTGGCGCATCGACGAGCTGGGAATTACCCGCCACCCCAACCTGAACCTGGTCGAGTACGACCTGACCGATCTGTCGTCGGGCATCCGGCTGATCGAATCGTGCGATCCGGACGAGGTCTACAACCTGGCCGCGCAAAGTTTCGTCGGCGTGTCGTTCGAGCAGCCCGTCGCGACGGCCAGCATTACCGGCCTGGGCGCCCTCAACCTGCTCGAGGCGATCCGCATCGCCAAGCGCAGCGCGCGCTTCTACCAGGCCTCGACCTCCGAAATGTTCGGCAAGGTGCAGGCCATCCCCCAGGTCGAAGACACCCCGTTCTACCCGCGCAGCCCGTACGGCGTGGCCAAGCTTTACGCCCACTGGATGACGGTCAACTACCGCGAGGCTTACGGCATCTTCGGCTGTTCGGGCATCCTGTTCAACCACGAGTCGCCGCTGCGCGGGCGCGAGTTCGTCACCCGCAAGATCACCGACTCGGTCGCGAAGATCCAGCTGGGCAAGCTCGATGTGCTGGAACTGGGCAACCTCGGCGCCAGGCGCGACTGGGGCTACGCCAGGGAATACGTCGAGGGCATGTGGCGCATCCTGCAGGCCGGCCAGCCCGACACCTTCGTGCTGGCCACCAACCGCACCGAAACCGTGCGCGACTTCGTCACGATGGCGTTCAAGGCGGCAGGCGTGGGCATCGAGTGGAGCGGCAGCGGCGAAAACGAAACCGGCCATTGCAGCCGCAGCGGCAAGCTGCTGGTGCGCGTGAGCCCGAAGTTCTATCGCCCGGCCGAAGTCGAACTGCTGATCGGCGACGCCAGCAAGGCCAAAAAAGTGCTGGGCTGGGCGCCGCAAACCACGCTCGAGCAGCTGTGCGCCATGATGGTCGAGGCCGACATGCGCCGCAATGCCCTCGGCTTCTCGTTCTGA
- a CDS encoding NADP-dependent malic enzyme: MDSSSDNKEELRQQLRAAALEYHQIPRPGKISIAPTKQLTNQRDLALAYTPGVAAPCEEIAADPANSYKYTARGNLVAVITNGTAVLGLGNIGPLAAKPVMEGKGVLFKKFAGIDVFDIEINENDPDKLVDIIASLEPTFGGINLEDIKAPECFTIERRLREKMKIPVFHDDQHGTAIIVGAAIINGVKVCGKQLKDCKMVVSGAGAAALACLELMVDLGFPIENITVTDLAGVVYKGRTELMDPDKERFAQDTPHRTLADVIPGADIFLGLSAGGVLKPAMVAAMAKNPLILALANPHPEILPEEVKLVRDDVVMATGRSDYPNQVNNVLCFPYIFRGALDCGATTITREMEIAVVHAIADLAHAEQSDIVATTYGIKNLAFGPEYLIPMPFDPRLLTHIAPAVAKAAAESGVATRPIADLHAYALSLQQFVYRSGTFMKPLFQMAKEAQAEVKRIVYAEGEEERVLRAVQVVVDERLARPILVGRPAVLEKRIEKFGLRLKLGEHFDVINPDHDERYRDYWQTYYQMGERKGVTQEWAKLEMRRRHSLIGAMMIHKGDADGMICGTFGTTWLHLHYIDQVLGKRAGANVYAAMNILILPERQLAMVDTHVNDNPTAEQLAEITVMAADELTRFGILPRAALLSHSNYGSANTESAQKMRAALALVQKMAPNLEVDGEMHGDAALDSKIRNATMPNSPLKGDANLLVMPDIDSANIAYNLLKTAAGSGVAIGPVLLGCAKPVHILTPSATVRRIVNMTALCVVDAISQR, encoded by the coding sequence ATGGATTCGTCATCTGACAACAAAGAAGAACTGCGCCAACAACTGCGCGCAGCAGCGCTCGAATACCACCAGATTCCCCGCCCCGGCAAGATCAGCATCGCTCCTACCAAGCAGCTGACCAACCAGCGCGACCTGGCCCTGGCGTACACGCCGGGCGTGGCCGCGCCATGCGAAGAGATCGCGGCCGACCCGGCCAACTCATACAAGTACACCGCGCGCGGCAACCTGGTCGCGGTCATCACCAACGGCACCGCGGTGCTGGGACTTGGCAACATCGGCCCGCTGGCCGCCAAGCCGGTGATGGAAGGCAAAGGCGTGCTGTTCAAGAAGTTCGCCGGCATCGACGTCTTCGATATCGAAATCAACGAAAACGACCCGGACAAGCTGGTCGACATCATCGCCTCGCTCGAGCCGACTTTCGGCGGCATCAACCTGGAAGACATCAAGGCGCCGGAGTGCTTCACCATCGAGCGCAGGCTGCGCGAGAAGATGAAGATCCCCGTGTTCCACGACGACCAGCACGGCACCGCCATCATCGTCGGCGCCGCGATCATCAACGGCGTCAAGGTCTGCGGCAAGCAGCTCAAGGACTGCAAGATGGTGGTGTCGGGCGCCGGCGCCGCCGCGCTGGCCTGTCTCGAGCTGATGGTCGACCTGGGCTTCCCGATCGAGAACATCACCGTCACCGACCTGGCCGGCGTGGTCTACAAGGGCCGCACCGAGCTGATGGACCCGGACAAGGAGCGCTTCGCCCAAGACACGCCGCACCGCACCCTGGCCGACGTGATTCCCGGCGCCGACATCTTCCTCGGCCTGTCGGCCGGCGGCGTGCTGAAGCCGGCGATGGTCGCGGCGATGGCGAAGAACCCGCTGATCCTGGCGCTGGCCAATCCGCATCCGGAAATCCTGCCGGAAGAAGTCAAGCTGGTGCGCGACGACGTGGTCATGGCGACCGGCCGGTCGGACTATCCGAACCAGGTCAACAACGTGCTGTGCTTCCCGTACATCTTCCGCGGCGCCCTCGATTGCGGCGCCACCACCATCACGCGCGAGATGGAAATCGCGGTGGTGCACGCGATCGCCGACCTGGCCCACGCCGAGCAGTCCGACATCGTCGCCACCACCTACGGCATCAAGAACCTGGCCTTCGGTCCCGAGTACCTGATCCCGATGCCGTTTGACCCGCGCCTGTTGACCCACATCGCGCCGGCCGTGGCCAAGGCCGCCGCCGAATCGGGCGTGGCGACCCGTCCGATCGCCGACCTGCACGCCTACGCACTGAGCCTGCAGCAGTTCGTCTACCGCAGCGGCACCTTCATGAAGCCGCTGTTCCAGATGGCGAAGGAAGCGCAGGCCGAAGTCAAGCGCATCGTTTACGCCGAAGGCGAAGAAGAGCGCGTGCTGCGCGCCGTGCAGGTCGTGGTCGACGAGCGCCTGGCGCGCCCGATCCTGGTGGGTCGTCCGGCCGTGCTGGAAAAGCGCATCGAGAAATTCGGCCTGCGCCTGAAGCTGGGCGAGCACTTCGACGTGATCAACCCGGACCACGACGAGCGCTATCGCGATTACTGGCAGACCTACTACCAGATGGGCGAGCGCAAGGGCGTGACCCAGGAATGGGCCAAGCTGGAAATGCGCCGCCGCCACAGCCTGATCGGCGCGATGATGATCCACAAGGGCGACGCCGACGGCATGATCTGCGGCACCTTCGGCACCACCTGGCTGCACCTGCACTACATCGACCAGGTGCTGGGCAAGCGCGCCGGCGCCAACGTGTACGCGGCGATGAACATCCTGATCCTGCCGGAGCGCCAGCTGGCGATGGTCGACACCCACGTCAACGACAATCCGACCGCCGAACAGCTGGCCGAGATCACCGTGATGGCGGCCGACGAGCTGACCCGCTTCGGCATCCTGCCGCGCGCGGCGCTGCTGTCGCATTCGAACTACGGCTCGGCCAACACCGAGTCGGCGCAGAAGATGCGCGCCGCGCTGGCGCTGGTCCAGAAGATGGCTCCGAACCTGGAAGTGGACGGCGAGATGCATGGCGACGCCGCCCTGGATTCGAAGATCCGCAACGCGACGATGCCCAATTCGCCGCTCAAGGGCGACGCCAACCTGCTGGTGATGCCGGACATCGACTCGGCCAACATCGCCTACAACCTGCTCAAGACCGCCGCCGGCAGCGGCGTCGCGATCGGGCCGGTGCTGCTGGGCTGCGCCAAGCCGGTGCACATCCTGACGCCGTCGGCCACCGTGCGCCGGATCGTCAACATGACCGCGCTGTGCGTGGTCGACGCCATCTCCCAGCGCTAA
- a CDS encoding rubrerythrin family protein gives MSNPMKSVTIENLEAAFAGESMAHIKYRYFAKLARAAGAIEVAEAFEATAEQEVAHAFGHLDLLYPKDKITPARALEIAIEGETYEYTEMYPKFRHLAVEEGNLAAVAEYDEQIEESKVHAEQFRRTLETAAKRFAALAKVEERHANHYKAALEQLTATA, from the coding sequence ATGAGCAACCCAATGAAATCCGTCACCATCGAAAACCTCGAAGCCGCGTTTGCCGGCGAGTCGATGGCGCATATCAAGTACCGCTACTTCGCGAAACTGGCGCGCGCGGCCGGCGCGATCGAGGTGGCCGAGGCGTTCGAAGCGACCGCCGAGCAGGAAGTGGCGCACGCCTTCGGCCACCTCGACCTGCTGTACCCTAAGGACAAGATCACCCCGGCGCGCGCGCTGGAAATCGCGATCGAGGGCGAGACGTATGAATACACCGAGATGTATCCGAAGTTCCGCCACCTGGCCGTGGAAGAAGGCAACCTGGCCGCGGTGGCCGAGTACGACGAGCAGATCGAGGAATCGAAGGTGCATGCCGAGCAGTTCCGGCGCACGCTGGAAACCGCGGCCAAGCGCTTCGCCGCGCTGGCAAAGGTGGAAGAGCGCCACGCCAACCACTACAAGGCGGCGCTCGAGCAGCTGACGGCAACCGCCTGA
- a CDS encoding rubredoxin, giving the protein MKTYQCIVCGFIYDESVGLPEEGIAAGTRWDDIPAGWSCPDCGVAKADFEMVEI; this is encoded by the coding sequence ATGAAAACTTACCAGTGCATCGTGTGCGGCTTCATCTATGACGAAAGCGTCGGCCTGCCGGAAGAAGGCATCGCCGCCGGGACCCGCTGGGACGACATCCCGGCCGGCTGGTCCTGCCCCGACTGCGGCGTGGCCAAGGCCGACTTCGAGATGGTGGAAATCTAA
- a CDS encoding NAD(P)/FAD-dependent oxidoreductase, protein MAAPLPVVIVGAGMAAYGVAREFRKIDKTTPLLLVSGDGGGSYAKPMLSNAIALGKGAAQLVSQSAEQMAAQLDAQVMTRTEVTGIDSAARTIETAGGQRIAYRDLVLALGAQPIRLPIEGDAAGEILSVNHIDDYAQMRERLAAIGRPARVAILGAGLIGCEFADDLIAGGHQVTLIDPNPRPLAALAAPALSDALAQAWSALPITLKLGTTAASVDRRDGAFAVSLADGSIVEADLVLSAVGLRPSIALAQAAGLETRRGIVIDGYGQTSAEGIYALGDCAEYATVNGGAVMPYISPMLTAARAIGATLAGTRTPIALKADAVIVKTPSLKLALAPPPAGSRGGWVDAEDGERTISRFVDEEGIMRGFGLSLHTPALRQALLAELDK, encoded by the coding sequence ATGGCGGCGCCGCTTCCGGTGGTGATCGTCGGCGCCGGCATGGCCGCCTACGGCGTCGCGCGCGAGTTCCGTAAGATCGACAAGACCACGCCGCTGCTGCTGGTGTCCGGCGACGGCGGCGGGTCGTACGCCAAGCCGATGCTGTCGAACGCCATCGCGCTGGGCAAAGGCGCGGCGCAGCTGGTGTCGCAAAGCGCCGAGCAGATGGCCGCGCAGCTCGACGCGCAGGTGATGACGCGCACCGAGGTGACGGGTATCGACAGCGCCGCGCGCACCATCGAGACGGCCGGCGGACAGCGCATCGCCTACCGCGACCTGGTGCTGGCGCTCGGCGCGCAGCCGATCCGGCTGCCGATCGAAGGCGACGCGGCCGGCGAGATCCTGTCGGTGAACCACATCGACGATTACGCGCAGATGCGCGAGCGGCTCGCCGCCATTGGCCGGCCGGCGCGCGTGGCCATCCTTGGCGCGGGCCTGATCGGCTGCGAATTCGCCGACGACCTGATCGCGGGCGGCCACCAGGTCACGCTGATCGATCCGAATCCGCGTCCGCTGGCGGCGCTGGCGGCGCCCGCGCTGTCGGACGCGCTGGCGCAGGCATGGTCGGCGCTGCCCATTACGCTCAAGCTGGGCACCACGGCGGCCAGCGTGGACCGTCGCGACGGCGCGTTCGCCGTGTCACTTGCCGACGGTTCCATCGTCGAGGCGGACCTGGTGCTGTCGGCGGTGGGATTGCGTCCCTCGATCGCGCTTGCCCAGGCGGCCGGGCTGGAGACGCGGCGCGGCATCGTCATCGACGGCTACGGCCAGACCAGCGCGGAAGGCATTTACGCGCTGGGCGACTGCGCCGAGTACGCGACCGTCAACGGCGGCGCGGTGATGCCGTATATCTCGCCGATGCTGACGGCGGCGCGCGCGATAGGCGCCACCCTGGCCGGCACGCGCACGCCGATTGCGCTCAAAGCCGACGCGGTGATCGTCAAGACGCCGAGCCTGAAACTGGCGCTCGCGCCCCCGCCCGCGGGCAGCCGCGGCGGCTGGGTCGACGCGGAGGACGGCGAGCGCACCATCTCGCGCTTCGTCGACGAAGAAGGCATCATGCGCGGGTTCGGGCTGTCGCTGCATACGCCGGCGCTGCGCCAGGCCTTGCTGGCGGAGCTGGACAAGTAA
- the thiL gene encoding thiamine-phosphate kinase — translation MLSEFDLIKQYFTRSRPARATLGIGDDCALLTPTPGTQIAISSDMLVENRHFFAGADARALGHKCLAVNLSDLAAMGAKPVAFTLALALPKADPAWLEGFSRGLFELADEYDCELIGGDTTKGPLTVCITIFGEVTPGQALRRDAALAGDDIWVSGTLGDARLALAGLRDELPLDAATLALAAPRMHAPTPRIALGRALAGVAHAALDISDGLAGDLGHILKASNVGATLDVDALPAGPALATREPALRRRFCAAGGDDYELCFTAAPEQRAAIEAAGARCGVAVTRVGSIEAAPGLRLVDRAGAPYTLSDGGFDHFTTA, via the coding sequence ATGCTCTCCGAATTCGACCTGATCAAGCAGTACTTCACCCGCTCGCGCCCCGCCCGCGCCACCCTCGGCATCGGCGACGACTGCGCCCTGCTCACTCCCACGCCCGGCACGCAAATCGCCATCTCGTCCGACATGCTGGTCGAGAACCGCCACTTCTTCGCCGGCGCCGACGCGCGCGCGCTGGGCCACAAATGCCTGGCCGTGAACCTGTCCGACCTGGCCGCGATGGGCGCGAAGCCGGTCGCCTTCACGCTGGCGCTGGCGCTGCCGAAGGCCGATCCGGCCTGGCTCGAAGGCTTCTCGCGCGGCCTGTTCGAACTGGCCGACGAATACGACTGCGAACTGATTGGCGGCGACACCACCAAGGGCCCGCTGACGGTGTGCATCACCATCTTCGGCGAGGTAACGCCCGGCCAGGCGCTGCGCCGCGATGCCGCGCTTGCCGGCGACGATATCTGGGTCTCCGGCACGCTGGGCGACGCGCGCCTGGCGCTGGCCGGCCTGCGCGACGAGCTTCCGCTCGACGCCGCGACCCTGGCCCTGGCCGCACCGCGCATGCACGCGCCGACGCCGCGCATCGCGCTGGGACGCGCACTGGCCGGCGTGGCGCACGCCGCGCTCGACATTTCGGACGGGCTGGCGGGCGACCTCGGACACATCCTGAAAGCTTCGAACGTGGGCGCCACCCTCGACGTCGACGCCCTGCCCGCCGGCCCCGCGCTGGCGACCCGGGAGCCCGCGCTGCGGCGGCGCTTTTGCGCGGCAGGCGGCGACGACTACGAGTTGTGCTTCACCGCGGCGCCGGAGCAGCGCGCCGCTATCGAAGCGGCGGGCGCGCGCTGCGGCGTTGCCGTCACGCGGGTGGGCAGCATTGAGGCGGCGCCCGGACTGCGGCTGGTCGATCGCGCCGGCGCGCCGTACACGCTGTCGGACGGTGGCTTCGACCACTTCACCACCGCGTAA
- a CDS encoding CinA family protein has translation MTNEIIDLATKVGRALHEKKLLLCTAESCTGGGVSQAITEIAGSSDWFDCGFVTYSNTSKAELLDVSPALIAQLGTVSEEVAAAMAEGALRNSSAHVALATTGIAGPTGAVPGKPVGTVCFAWSRGDHTHTERLVFQGDRQKVREQTVIHSLQGLLRFIE, from the coding sequence GTGACGAACGAAATTATTGATCTGGCCACAAAAGTCGGCCGCGCACTTCACGAGAAGAAACTGCTGCTGTGTACCGCCGAGTCCTGCACCGGCGGCGGCGTGTCGCAGGCGATCACCGAAATCGCCGGTTCGAGCGACTGGTTCGACTGCGGTTTCGTCACCTATTCGAACACCTCGAAGGCCGAACTGCTGGACGTGTCGCCGGCCCTGATCGCCCAACTGGGCACGGTCAGCGAGGAGGTCGCCGCGGCGATGGCCGAAGGCGCGCTGCGCAACAGCAGCGCCCACGTCGCGCTGGCGACCACCGGCATCGCCGGCCCCACCGGCGCGGTGCCGGGCAAGCCGGTCGGCACGGTCTGCTTCGCCTGGTCGCGCGGCGATCACACCCATACCGAAAGGCTGGTGTTCCAGGGCGACCGCCAGAAGGTACGCGAGCAGACGGTGATCCATTCGCTGCAAGGGCTGCTGCGCTTCATCGAATAA